Proteins encoded within one genomic window of Pongo pygmaeus isolate AG05252 chromosome 6, NHGRI_mPonPyg2-v2.0_pri, whole genome shotgun sequence:
- the LOC129040700 gene encoding ribosomal biogenesis factor: MAKNKLRGPKSRNVFHIASQKNFKAKNKAKPVTTNLKKINIMNEEKVNRVNKAFVNVQKELAHFSKSTSLEPLQKELIPQQRHESKPVNVDEATRLMALL, encoded by the coding sequence ATGGCCAAGAACAAATTAAGAGGGCCGAAGTCCAGGAATGTATTTCACATAGCCAGCCAAAAAAACTTTAAggctaaaaacaaagcaaaaccagtTACCACTAATCTTAAGAAGATAAACATTATGAATGAGGAAAAAGTTAACAGAGTAAATAAAGCTTTTGTAAATGTACAAAAGGAACTTGCACATTTCTCAAAAAGCACTTCACTTGAACCTCTGCAGAAAGAACTGATTCCTCAGCAGCGTCATGAAAGCAAACCCGTTAATGTTGATGAAGCTACAAGATTAATGGCTCTGTTGTAA